One part of the Bdellovibrio bacteriovorus genome encodes these proteins:
- a CDS encoding tetratricopeptide repeat protein produces MKRIITCFSLLALAACSSSPTKETPEETKTAVAEAPKVEVDEFKDLEKVEPVRPVTPPAPSQYAALNEAIKSQSDERIYQASTQILTQSPNDARALNALAMYHYKRGRFDLCRYLLGKAISSSPKTAELYSNLGIVQLAQNERRDAVKSFRKALDINNDEAVAAANLGAIYVQERDFAKAGVVLETAYRKGVRDPRVLNNYGIALTAQGKLDRAEEMYKAALKDSGNNKEVLFNYAILLVDHMQKYQDGLEVINRLKFVGGPADSRNRIIALENKAKAGIK; encoded by the coding sequence ATGAAAAGAATAATCACTTGTTTCAGTTTGCTGGCACTGGCGGCTTGTTCTTCCAGTCCAACCAAAGAGACCCCTGAAGAAACCAAAACGGCGGTGGCGGAAGCCCCTAAGGTTGAGGTTGACGAGTTTAAGGATCTGGAAAAGGTCGAGCCGGTTCGTCCGGTGACTCCGCCGGCACCTTCCCAGTATGCGGCGTTGAATGAGGCGATCAAATCCCAGTCTGACGAAAGAATCTATCAGGCGTCGACTCAGATTCTGACCCAGTCCCCGAATGATGCCCGGGCCCTGAATGCCCTGGCGATGTATCACTATAAGCGCGGCCGCTTTGATCTGTGCCGCTATCTTTTGGGGAAAGCCATCAGCTCCAGCCCCAAAACAGCAGAGCTTTACTCCAATCTGGGCATCGTCCAGTTGGCGCAGAACGAACGCCGTGATGCTGTGAAGTCCTTCCGCAAGGCTTTGGACATTAACAATGACGAAGCAGTGGCGGCAGCAAATCTGGGTGCGATCTATGTTCAGGAGCGTGACTTCGCTAAGGCCGGTGTTGTGCTTGAGACCGCTTATCGTAAGGGTGTGCGTGATCCTCGCGTTTTGAACAACTATGGAATTGCTCTGACGGCTCAGGGGAAACTGGACCGTGCAGAGGAAATGTATAAAGCGGCACTGAAAGACAGCGGTAACAACAAAGAGGTTCTGTTCAACTACGCTATTCTGCTGGTCGATCATATGCAGAAGTATCAGGACGGTTTGGAAGTCATTAACAGACTAAAGTTTGTAGGTGGACCTGCAGATAGCCGTAATCGCATTATTGCTTTGGAAAATAAGGCGAAAGCTGGGATAAAATAG
- a CDS encoding tetratricopeptide repeat protein, whose product MKINRHQLLVSGFMSLVLASTAGAQTKTVKTTKTVKKKTVGELLSQANDGSRGGRVQMSKTDTSLPSANMGFKQDVQNYNLESVKPPRSSEIMQRDSGNGQAEYERVLDQQIRELYKLTQKFKTSPNRGELWLRLAELYVEKASLIDSRKQDEYDAKLRAFQAGKTKSKPRLDTAEAREYNKKAVQLYEWFQRDFPRDEKMSQALFFLGYNYFELGEVKKGADYYEKLTRGYPNSQFVGEAHFALAEYYFENEKWANAYKEYSFLIKEKKHRLHTFALYKGSWCLFRLGKVQQAMTYLEYIIKAGKNETGDQLASRMKVNRTRLEGEALRDIVVFYAEGGDPNKAADYFKNLVGNNYSPYLERLAYQYSDRGNKDASRDVFKLLISQNPTAPKAFEYQYQIVQNYFYAKNTQRFKTELYGWVKDYDSTGAWYAANKGNKELIENSYKLRETTLRNYVLQQHQTAQNSRAQYSQSQAYEGYQLYLREFPDSATVADMHFYFGELLYDMGKYDEASMQYKWVVDNAPQSKFYGKAAQNLILSVERSIPSDQEMQKRVGNSTDPVPLEPKVDRFIKAGQWYVEKFPTSEKAVEIKFRMGRLYYQSNHFDQATTHFRDIVKQHPNTKYAEYSANLLLDIYNLRKDYVGLEKTGAELLAVPGIASSKAGADIRGVMEKASFKRGQDLELEKKYADSAQVFESFAKQNPKSNLAANANFNAAVNYERAGMNAPAIAAYQGVLTSKDPAADKLKPKARRLLAKLYQDSAQFEEAAKLYRQAAQENPTDSLAPNLMFNAAVLYEALGKSDEAIRSYTDFTKMNKKHSDNVEAVFSMAQIHRKAGQTGAAIARYTEYVEAGGRDQERVVESAYWVSELSARQRATTRAQEWRQKTLAIQKRFAPNKKGVGATYAARIKLAEAEDTFKEMKSVTFPKDPAKQKAAADKKVALLTKLTGELAEVIKFDSAEEIVSSLSILGAANLNMAQAIINAPLPPGLNAEETKQYKAGVEKFAEPFNTKARESYKATVDRGLELEVYNDGFKSAYEFMNSKDPKGYYNGGEVGSDIRLVNWIGQ is encoded by the coding sequence ATGAAAATCAACAGGCATCAACTTCTTGTTTCCGGATTTATGAGTCTTGTTCTGGCGTCCACTGCGGGCGCTCAGACCAAAACTGTTAAGACCACCAAAACCGTCAAGAAAAAGACTGTCGGTGAACTGTTGTCCCAGGCCAACGATGGCAGTCGCGGCGGCAGGGTGCAGATGTCCAAGACGGACACGTCACTGCCTTCAGCGAACATGGGTTTCAAGCAGGATGTTCAGAACTACAATCTGGAATCCGTGAAACCTCCACGCTCTTCTGAAATCATGCAAAGAGACAGCGGCAACGGTCAGGCCGAGTACGAACGGGTCCTGGATCAGCAGATCCGCGAACTGTACAAGCTGACACAAAAATTCAAAACCAGCCCGAACCGCGGTGAACTGTGGTTGCGTCTGGCCGAACTGTATGTTGAAAAAGCCAGTCTGATTGATTCCCGCAAACAGGATGAATACGACGCAAAACTGCGTGCGTTCCAGGCCGGCAAAACCAAATCCAAACCTCGTCTGGATACGGCGGAAGCCCGCGAATACAACAAAAAAGCCGTTCAGCTTTATGAATGGTTCCAGCGTGACTTCCCGCGCGACGAGAAGATGAGCCAGGCGCTCTTCTTCCTGGGTTACAACTATTTCGAGCTGGGTGAAGTAAAAAAAGGTGCGGATTACTATGAAAAACTGACCCGCGGCTATCCGAATTCCCAGTTTGTCGGCGAGGCGCACTTTGCCCTGGCTGAATATTATTTTGAAAATGAAAAATGGGCGAATGCCTATAAAGAATATTCTTTCCTGATCAAGGAAAAGAAACACCGTTTGCACACCTTTGCCCTGTACAAGGGTTCATGGTGTTTGTTCCGTCTGGGCAAGGTTCAGCAGGCGATGACGTATCTTGAATACATCATCAAAGCCGGCAAGAACGAAACTGGCGATCAACTGGCAAGCCGTATGAAAGTGAACCGCACACGTCTTGAGGGCGAGGCCCTGCGTGACATCGTGGTGTTCTATGCGGAAGGCGGCGATCCAAACAAGGCGGCGGACTACTTCAAGAACCTTGTGGGCAACAACTACAGCCCTTATCTGGAAAGACTGGCGTATCAGTATTCTGATCGCGGTAACAAAGATGCTTCCCGTGATGTGTTCAAACTTCTGATTTCCCAGAACCCGACAGCACCCAAAGCTTTCGAGTACCAGTATCAGATCGTGCAAAACTACTTCTATGCGAAGAACACGCAGCGCTTTAAAACCGAGCTTTACGGCTGGGTGAAAGACTATGACTCCACCGGAGCATGGTATGCTGCCAATAAAGGCAACAAAGAGCTGATTGAAAATTCCTATAAACTGCGTGAAACCACGCTGCGCAACTATGTTTTGCAGCAGCACCAGACTGCGCAGAACTCCCGTGCCCAGTATTCGCAATCCCAGGCTTACGAAGGTTACCAGTTGTACCTGCGTGAATTCCCGGATTCAGCGACGGTGGCGGACATGCACTTCTACTTCGGTGAATTGCTGTACGATATGGGCAAATACGATGAAGCCTCCATGCAGTACAAATGGGTGGTGGATAACGCCCCTCAAAGCAAGTTCTATGGCAAAGCCGCGCAGAACTTGATCTTGTCTGTCGAGCGCAGCATCCCGTCCGATCAGGAAATGCAAAAACGCGTGGGGAATTCCACCGATCCGGTTCCTTTGGAGCCGAAAGTGGACCGCTTTATCAAAGCCGGTCAGTGGTACGTGGAAAAGTTCCCAACGTCTGAAAAAGCCGTGGAAATCAAATTCCGTATGGGCCGTTTGTACTATCAAAGCAATCACTTTGATCAGGCGACGACTCACTTCCGTGACATCGTGAAGCAGCATCCGAACACCAAATATGCGGAATATTCAGCCAACTTGTTGCTGGATATTTACAATCTCAGAAAAGACTATGTGGGATTGGAAAAAACCGGGGCCGAACTTCTGGCTGTTCCGGGCATTGCTTCCTCCAAAGCGGGCGCGGACATCCGTGGCGTGATGGAAAAGGCGTCCTTCAAACGCGGGCAGGATCTGGAGCTTGAAAAGAAATACGCAGACAGTGCGCAGGTGTTTGAGTCCTTCGCGAAACAAAATCCGAAGTCCAATCTGGCAGCCAATGCGAACTTCAATGCGGCCGTGAACTATGAGCGTGCAGGCATGAATGCGCCGGCGATCGCGGCTTATCAGGGCGTTTTGACATCAAAAGATCCGGCAGCGGATAAATTGAAGCCAAAAGCCCGCCGTTTGCTGGCGAAGCTTTATCAGGATTCTGCTCAGTTCGAGGAAGCAGCCAAACTTTACCGTCAGGCGGCTCAAGAAAATCCAACTGATTCCCTGGCTCCGAACCTGATGTTCAATGCGGCGGTATTGTATGAGGCTCTGGGTAAATCGGATGAAGCCATCCGTTCTTACACGGACTTCACCAAAATGAACAAAAAACACAGCGACAACGTTGAGGCAGTTTTCAGCATGGCCCAGATCCATCGCAAAGCCGGTCAGACCGGGGCGGCGATTGCCCGCTACACGGAATACGTGGAAGCCGGCGGACGTGATCAGGAGCGGGTGGTTGAAAGTGCTTACTGGGTCAGTGAGCTTTCGGCTCGTCAAAGAGCGACGACCAGAGCCCAGGAATGGCGCCAGAAAACTTTGGCAATCCAAAAGCGCTTTGCGCCTAACAAGAAGGGTGTGGGTGCGACTTACGCCGCCCGTATCAAGCTGGCTGAAGCAGAGGACACTTTCAAAGAGATGAAATCCGTGACCTTCCCTAAAGATCCGGCCAAACAAAAGGCAGCGGCTGACAAAAAAGTCGCGCTGCTGACCAAGTTGACCGGAGAGCTTGCGGAAGTGATCAAGTTTGACAGCGCGGAAGAAATCGTAAGCTCGCTTTCGATTCTGGGCGCCGCCAACCTGAACATGGCTCAGGCGATCATCAATGCGCCACTGCCTCCAGGCTTGAACGCAGAAGAAACCAAGCAGTACAAAGCCGGTGTGGAAAAGTTCGCAGAGCCGTTCAACACCAAGGCTCGTGAAAGTTACAAGGCCACAGTGGATCGCGGTCTGGAACTGGAAGTGTACAACGACGGGTTCAAGTCTGCTTACGAGTTTATGAACAGCAAGGATCCGAAGGGTTATTACAACGGTGGCGAAGTGGGCTCTGACATTCGTCTGGTGAATTGGATAGGTCAATAA
- a CDS encoding tetratricopeptide repeat protein translates to MKKLLPLLIAASIAVPVVGDAQQRKTLKKQPAPARRAAPLVSGNTREATLRNQLSNALRMAQSGQYESAANALFSLSRRSELASERPQIKYILGTMLVELKLYQTAAFQFVDVIRMKHPKYSKMAIEKLSVVADTLGDDTILNYAISRVDLNDFPANLRDMINFRLGEIRLRNREFAKAADLFSRVSPTSSYYFQALYAKGLAELEANQPSLAVGTFNKMLDARRRAPVTDTNKVAAQMGLARALYQKQDWDASVEAYSQVPRDTLMWHDAVFEQSWAMLRAARFRSSLSNFQTLHSAYYEDFYMPESLLLRSIVYLYICKYDEMEKVLSLFEKTYGPVRSKIGDFLKSSNEAGTFYAEVEKAHLMKTTDKSANLRLPYIVLRNVLDQGDVKRSMHYLEKLNQEKARVESNSSFRASPLGQYSLKILANRSKNTKFAIGDMVKAHLLNMRVELRDLYEQAGFIRYEMITGRKESIKKKIAGKDISGDQIDENVNRKFYIENGYEYYPFQGEYWLDEVGNYHYLGKQSCE, encoded by the coding sequence ATGAAGAAATTATTACCTCTCCTGATTGCCGCAAGTATCGCAGTTCCGGTGGTGGGCGATGCCCAACAGCGTAAAACACTGAAAAAGCAGCCAGCTCCGGCACGTCGTGCAGCTCCGCTTGTATCGGGGAACACCCGTGAAGCCACTCTGAGAAACCAACTGAGCAACGCCCTTCGCATGGCGCAAAGCGGGCAGTATGAATCCGCAGCCAATGCGCTGTTCTCGCTCAGTCGCCGTTCTGAACTGGCTTCCGAGCGTCCGCAGATCAAGTACATCCTGGGCACCATGCTGGTTGAGTTGAAACTGTATCAGACGGCCGCCTTCCAGTTCGTGGATGTGATCCGCATGAAGCATCCAAAGTACTCCAAAATGGCCATCGAAAAGCTGTCTGTTGTTGCTGATACCCTTGGTGATGACACGATCCTGAACTACGCGATTTCCCGTGTGGACTTGAATGACTTCCCGGCGAATCTGCGCGACATGATCAACTTCCGTCTGGGGGAGATCCGTCTGCGCAACCGCGAATTTGCCAAAGCGGCGGACCTGTTCAGTCGTGTTTCTCCGACCAGCAGCTATTACTTCCAGGCGTTGTACGCAAAGGGTCTGGCAGAGCTTGAAGCCAACCAGCCGTCTTTGGCTGTTGGCACCTTCAACAAAATGCTCGATGCCCGCCGTCGTGCTCCGGTGACGGACACGAACAAAGTGGCGGCACAAATGGGTCTGGCCCGCGCACTTTATCAAAAGCAGGATTGGGATGCTTCCGTGGAAGCTTACTCCCAGGTTCCCCGCGACACTTTGATGTGGCATGACGCGGTCTTTGAGCAGAGCTGGGCGATGCTGCGTGCGGCGCGCTTCCGTTCCTCTTTGAGTAACTTCCAAACTCTCCACTCGGCATATTACGAAGACTTCTATATGCCGGAGAGCTTGCTTTTGCGCTCAATCGTATACCTGTACATCTGTAAGTACGACGAGATGGAAAAGGTCCTGAGCCTGTTTGAAAAAACATACGGCCCGGTCCGCTCCAAAATCGGCGACTTCCTGAAATCTTCCAACGAAGCCGGAACCTTCTATGCAGAGGTCGAAAAAGCCCACTTGATGAAGACCACGGACAAGTCGGCGAACCTGCGACTGCCATACATCGTTCTAAGAAACGTGCTGGATCAGGGGGATGTGAAGCGTTCGATGCACTATTTGGAAAAGCTGAACCAGGAAAAAGCGCGTGTGGAATCCAATTCCTCATTCCGTGCTTCTCCGCTGGGTCAGTATTCCCTGAAGATCCTTGCAAACCGCAGCAAAAACACCAAATTTGCCATCGGCGACATGGTCAAAGCGCATCTGTTGAATATGCGTGTGGAACTGCGTGATCTTTACGAACAGGCCGGATTCATCCGTTACGAGATGATCACGGGCCGTAAGGAAAGCATCAAAAAGAAAATCGCGGGTAAAGACATCAGCGGTGACCAGATCGATGAAAACGTGAACCGCAAGTTCTACATCGAAAACGGTTACGAGTACTATCCGTTCCAGGGTGAGTACTGGCTGGATGAAGTTGGAAACTACCACTACCTTGGAAAACAGAGCTGCGAGTAA
- a CDS encoding outer membrane beta-barrel domain-containing protein produces the protein MLSRKLTSLVIVSLALLVPGLGHAQSEGDELDVIELELEKEAPRQQPSISDSTPSYQETAPKDNTLTDFSGLGTLAPFQEISIIQKRFLPKTGRFQLFGGLTTVTNDPFFLTFGGVAKASYFMSESWGLELNYFGLTTSNRQATDELREINGVSTENLVYPKSFIGVDLMYVPVYGKMTWFNETIVPFDLYLSAGYGNTETQSGESAGTVHLAAGQIFALSKAYAVRWDFSWNFFNAKGIDGSTNSFNNLFLTVGMSWFFPEASYR, from the coding sequence ATGTTAAGCAGAAAACTCACTTCTCTGGTAATTGTGTCCCTGGCGCTCCTAGTGCCGGGCCTGGGTCATGCCCAGTCTGAAGGTGACGAACTGGATGTGATCGAACTGGAGCTGGAAAAAGAAGCGCCAAGACAGCAGCCGTCCATTTCTGATTCCACTCCGTCTTATCAGGAGACCGCTCCGAAAGACAATACGCTGACGGACTTTTCGGGCCTGGGGACCTTGGCTCCCTTCCAGGAAATTTCCATCATTCAAAAACGCTTCCTGCCTAAAACCGGCCGTTTCCAGTTGTTTGGTGGTTTGACGACAGTGACGAATGATCCGTTCTTCCTGACATTCGGTGGGGTGGCGAAAGCCAGCTACTTTATGTCTGAAAGCTGGGGTCTGGAACTGAACTATTTCGGTCTGACCACTTCCAATCGTCAGGCGACTGATGAACTGCGCGAAATCAACGGCGTTTCCACCGAGAATCTGGTTTATCCAAAATCCTTTATCGGTGTGGATCTGATGTATGTGCCGGTTTACGGAAAAATGACCTGGTTCAATGAAACGATCGTTCCGTTTGACCTGTACCTGTCTGCCGGCTACGGCAACACTGAGACCCAGTCCGGTGAAAGCGCAGGTACTGTGCATCTGGCGGCAGGGCAGATTTTTGCCTTGAGCAAAGCCTATGCGGTTCGCTGGGATTTCAGTTGGAACTTCTTCAATGCCAAAGGCATCGACGGATCGACAAATTCTTTCAACAACCTCTTCCTTACCGTGGGTATGAGTTGGTTCTTCCCGGAGGCTAGTTACCGATGA
- a CDS encoding outer membrane beta-barrel domain-containing protein, with the protein MLKNGFKAALIIVLALMLHKAAFAEVVNLPTEELAQESVLPVFDKPVSVKNRNVVTAGRFEVDGFYGYAMTEPIANVSKLGLGIYYNTSEAHAWGLLIAKNFAGLSSYADQLDQQFGLDFSRAPSPEMTIMGDYNLKAFYGKMSLTKSLVFNTLLYGSASVGAVKFVHKTYPAVAVGIGQKFYFTKQWALRFDLRLYANQAPIPFLNGALKPSDPKPDYNDFQERLTYTTNLDVGLSYLF; encoded by the coding sequence ATGCTAAAAAATGGTTTCAAGGCCGCTCTCATCATAGTTCTTGCGCTGATGCTGCATAAGGCGGCTTTTGCGGAAGTGGTGAACCTTCCGACAGAGGAACTGGCACAGGAATCCGTGCTTCCTGTTTTCGACAAACCCGTTAGCGTGAAAAACCGCAACGTGGTGACAGCGGGCCGCTTTGAAGTCGATGGCTTCTATGGCTATGCGATGACAGAGCCGATTGCCAACGTTTCAAAGCTGGGCCTGGGTATCTATTACAACACCAGCGAAGCCCATGCCTGGGGTCTTTTGATTGCCAAAAATTTCGCAGGTCTTTCCAGCTATGCCGATCAACTGGATCAGCAGTTCGGTCTGGATTTCAGCCGTGCCCCGTCGCCAGAGATGACGATCATGGGTGATTACAACCTGAAGGCCTTCTACGGAAAAATGAGTCTGACCAAATCCCTGGTGTTCAACACGCTTCTTTACGGTTCCGCTTCAGTGGGGGCGGTGAAGTTCGTGCACAAGACTTACCCGGCGGTGGCTGTCGGTATTGGTCAGAAATTCTATTTCACCAAGCAATGGGCCCTGCGCTTCGATCTGCGCCTTTATGCCAACCAGGCTCCGATCCCGTTCCTGAACGGGGCGCTGAAACCCAGCGATCCCAAACCTGATTACAATGATTTCCAAGAACGTCTAACCTACACTACAAACCTGGATGTGGGTTTGTCTTATCTGTTCTAA
- a CDS encoding KdsC family phosphatase gives MLVLDVDGVLTDTRVWFDGTEWRRFYSIRDGVGIKRLMESGYKIAVITGSKAEDIRARVKALGIQYFYEGALDKEPSFLQLQQESGLKPEEMAYVGDDIFDIPMIEAVAFGATVPEAVDEVMEVADYVTRRPGGLGAVREVCDYIYKYGAFSSGR, from the coding sequence ATGTTGGTTCTCGACGTTGATGGCGTATTAACTGACACACGCGTGTGGTTTGATGGCACTGAATGGCGCCGCTTTTATTCCATCCGGGATGGCGTGGGCATCAAACGTCTTATGGAATCCGGTTACAAAATAGCAGTGATTACAGGCAGTAAGGCAGAGGACATTCGCGCGCGCGTGAAGGCTCTTGGTATTCAGTATTTCTATGAGGGTGCTCTCGACAAAGAGCCCTCTTTCTTGCAACTGCAGCAGGAATCCGGCCTGAAGCCTGAAGAGATGGCTTATGTTGGTGATGACATTTTTGATATTCCCATGATTGAAGCGGTGGCATTTGGAGCAACAGTTCCAGAGGCTGTCGATGAGGTTATGGAAGTGGCTGATTATGTGACCCGCAGACCTGGTGGTTTGGGGGCTGTTCGTGAAGTTTGTGATTACATCTATAAATACGGTGCATTTTCATCGGGTAGGTAA
- a CDS encoding basic amino acid ABC transporter substrate-binding protein — translation MKRLSLLITSCLLLLTLGCTKKESGTADTVAKTSTKKELTVGTDAAYAPFEIENADKTISGFDIEIIQAIAAKQNLILDIVNTPWEGLFSQLESGDRDILISAITINDERKKSMDFSEPYFDAVQLIAVPNTSKVTKFDDLKKLKVGVQIGTTGDEVVTRLLGRASPNIKRFEGTPLALQELINGGVDAVVADNGVINNFFANNPKDFRVLSDTSFSKEQYGIAVKKGNTELLKKINDGLSAIKADGTYDTIFKKYFGEKKN, via the coding sequence ATGAAACGACTTTCGCTTCTTATCACCAGTTGCCTTCTGCTATTGACTTTGGGTTGCACCAAAAAAGAATCCGGGACCGCCGATACTGTGGCAAAAACTTCCACAAAAAAAGAACTCACAGTTGGAACCGACGCCGCCTACGCCCCGTTTGAAATCGAAAATGCCGATAAAACCATCAGCGGCTTTGATATTGAAATCATCCAGGCCATCGCCGCCAAACAAAACCTGATATTGGACATTGTGAACACTCCTTGGGAGGGGTTGTTCAGTCAGCTAGAATCCGGCGACCGCGACATCCTGATTTCCGCCATCACTATCAATGATGAACGAAAAAAATCCATGGACTTTTCAGAGCCCTACTTCGATGCCGTCCAACTGATCGCGGTTCCGAATACATCCAAAGTCACAAAGTTTGACGACTTGAAAAAGCTGAAAGTCGGCGTTCAGATCGGAACCACTGGAGATGAGGTCGTCACTCGCCTTTTGGGCCGCGCCAGCCCGAACATCAAGCGCTTCGAAGGAACTCCCCTGGCACTGCAAGAGCTGATCAATGGAGGAGTGGATGCAGTGGTGGCGGACAACGGAGTTATCAATAACTTCTTCGCCAACAATCCGAAAGACTTCAGAGTTCTGTCTGATACCAGCTTTTCGAAAGAGCAGTACGGCATCGCCGTCAAAAAGGGCAACACTGAACTGCTGAAAAAAATCAATGACGGACTGAGTGCCATCAAAGCAGACGGCACCTACGACACCATCTTCAAAAAATACTTCGGAGAAAAGAAGAACTGA
- a CDS encoding amino acid ABC transporter permease, whose protein sequence is MFSWFRTDIIIEYWPLFMQGLSTTLQLTLIGIFFGTVLGLLLGLGKIARIERGPWRWPVQMFVRLPSQIYIGFFRGTPLFVQILLIHFALVPLLIHPEDGLLISGDVALYLKREYGALISGALALSLNSAAYIAEIFRAGIQSIDRGQFEAARSLGLGYFHTMKSIIIPQAFRRMLPPLGNEAITLLKDSSLVSAIGLAELAYAARTAAGAYARYWEPYLFISAIYLIITLAMSYVVHRLEKRYQSA, encoded by the coding sequence ATGTTTTCGTGGTTTCGCACTGACATCATCATCGAATACTGGCCTCTTTTCATGCAGGGGCTTAGCACCACCCTGCAACTGACCCTGATCGGAATCTTCTTTGGCACCGTGCTGGGCCTGCTTTTGGGGCTGGGAAAAATCGCCCGGATCGAGCGCGGTCCCTGGCGCTGGCCGGTTCAGATGTTCGTCCGCCTGCCCTCGCAAATTTACATAGGCTTCTTCCGAGGCACTCCGCTGTTTGTCCAAATCCTGCTGATTCACTTCGCCCTTGTTCCGTTGCTGATCCATCCCGAGGACGGTCTGCTGATTTCAGGTGACGTGGCTCTGTATTTGAAACGGGAATACGGCGCGCTTATTTCCGGGGCTTTGGCTTTAAGTCTTAATTCAGCGGCCTATATCGCCGAAATCTTCAGGGCCGGGATTCAGTCGATCGACCGCGGGCAGTTTGAAGCGGCAAGATCTTTGGGCCTTGGCTATTTTCACACCATGAAGTCCATTATCATTCCGCAGGCATTTCGTCGCATGCTGCCTCCCTTGGGAAATGAAGCCATCACCCTGCTAAAGGATTCTTCGCTGGTGTCGGCCATCGGTCTGGCGGAACTGGCTTATGCCGCCCGCACGGCCGCCGGGGCTTATGCGCGCTACTGGGAGCCGTATCTGTTCATTTCCGCAATTTATCTGATCATCACCCTTGCCATGTCCTATGTAGTTCATCGTCTTGAGAAAAGGTACCAATCCGCATGA
- a CDS encoding amino acid ABC transporter ATP-binding protein: MIQIQALDKFFGSRQVLKNVSCEIKDNEVVCVIGPSGSGKSTFLRCINALEIAQGGTIRVDGFEVTNPSTDLNKLRAHVGMVFQRFNLFPHKTALQNIMLAPMKVKHLSKDAAEAKARELLARVGLAEKADSYPHELSGGQQQRVAIARALAMEPQVMLFDEPTSALDPEMVGEVLDVIKSLAHSGKTMVIVTHEMGFARQVSDRILFMDEGQVVEQGPPEKIFNRAESERTRTFLGKVLRFHGTP, from the coding sequence ATGATTCAGATTCAGGCCCTGGATAAATTTTTCGGCAGCCGCCAGGTTTTAAAAAACGTGTCCTGTGAAATCAAGGACAACGAAGTGGTGTGCGTGATTGGCCCGTCAGGATCTGGCAAAAGCACATTTTTAAGATGCATCAATGCCCTGGAAATCGCCCAAGGGGGCACCATCAGGGTCGACGGTTTTGAAGTCACAAATCCAAGTACTGATCTGAACAAGCTGCGCGCCCATGTAGGCATGGTCTTTCAGCGCTTCAATCTTTTCCCGCACAAAACGGCTTTACAGAACATTATGCTGGCACCCATGAAGGTAAAACATCTTTCAAAGGATGCCGCCGAAGCCAAGGCCCGGGAACTGCTGGCCCGTGTGGGCCTGGCCGAAAAAGCCGACAGCTACCCGCACGAGCTTTCCGGAGGGCAGCAGCAGCGTGTGGCCATTGCCCGGGCGCTGGCCATGGAGCCGCAAGTGATGTTGTTTGATGAACCGACATCGGCTCTGGATCCGGAAATGGTCGGAGAAGTCCTGGACGTGATCAAGTCGCTGGCGCACAGTGGAAAGACCATGGTGATTGTGACCCACGAGATGGGTTTTGCCCGACAAGTCAGTGATCGCATCCTATTTATGGATGAAGGCCAGGTCGTCGAGCAAGGGCCGCCGGAGAAAATATTCAACCGCGCCGAGAGTGAAAGAACCAGGACGTTCCTTGGAAAGGTCCTGCGGTTCCACGGAACACCTTAA
- a CDS encoding polyphosphate polymerase domain-containing protein, with protein MSGPVSPLALERYELKYLIPAALVDPISRFVETYCEMDYYSTVSSDKHYTINSLYLDTPSLYLLRFKEAANAFNFNMRIRSYGDSPKPPYFFEIKYKLREFVRKKRALVHDENWAEILEWGKIPEHIQGSSRQNLEEYLRVKMSYNVGPVILTQYRRKAYLSVVDDYARVTFDRDLRYQEMNEWCVRPDGRLLSHYDHPESFEEPGCNVILELKCEKKIPYWMVDLIRRFELESGSFSKFGNSMATLLGMPEVLAPGPLYL; from the coding sequence GTGAGCGGCCCGGTTTCACCGCTGGCGTTAGAGCGGTATGAGCTGAAGTATCTGATCCCGGCAGCACTTGTCGATCCCATCTCGCGCTTTGTGGAAACCTATTGCGAAATGGACTACTATTCCACAGTTTCGTCCGACAAACACTACACCATAAACAGTCTTTATCTGGATACACCCAGCCTGTACCTGTTGCGTTTCAAAGAAGCGGCCAATGCCTTTAATTTTAATATGCGAATTCGCTCTTATGGCGACAGTCCCAAGCCGCCCTACTTTTTTGAAATCAAATACAAGCTGCGTGAATTTGTGCGAAAAAAGCGGGCACTGGTTCATGATGAAAATTGGGCGGAAATTCTGGAGTGGGGAAAAATTCCGGAGCATATTCAGGGAAGTTCCCGGCAGAACCTGGAAGAGTATCTGCGAGTGAAAATGAGCTATAATGTGGGCCCGGTGATTCTGACTCAGTACCGCCGCAAAGCTTATTTGTCGGTGGTGGATGACTATGCCCGCGTTACCTTTGACCGCGACCTGCGCTATCAGGAGATGAACGAGTGGTGTGTGCGACCGGACGGCCGTCTTTTGAGTCACTATGATCATCCGGAGTCCTTTGAAGAGCCCGGATGCAATGTCATTCTGGAACTGAAGTGCGAAAAGAAGATCCCTTATTGGATGGTGGATCTGATCCGCCGCTTTGAATTGGAAAGCGGTTCTTTCTCGAAGTTCGGAAACTCCATGGCGACCCTGTTGGGTATGCCCGAGGTTTTAGCCCCGGGCCCGTTGTATCTTTAA